A genomic segment from Antedon mediterranea chromosome 6, ecAntMedi1.1, whole genome shotgun sequence encodes:
- the LOC140051197 gene encoding juvenile hormone acid O-methyltransferase-like: MIDVAKQKHQAANISYETADISNCLLATHPNWKGEFSKIVSVYVLHWVKDKRQALQNVYNCLSKGGECFILCGGTMNQMRGHNDDELPYYLKNHIKWKNHLEGYENKYYPLTLEENMQLLKSVGFDEVKGHLHTPCEELDIFSKDELQGYVSTIIDQIKYVPEQYRSEMFEDASEWCFKNFPVNNRGNKYLRHDTLFLWAKKN; the protein is encoded by the exons ATGATAGATGTTGCAAAACAGAAACATCAAGCTGCAAATATATCGTATGAAACTGCAGATATCTCAAACTGCCTGCTGGCGACACACCCAAACTGGAAAGGCGAATTTAGCAAGATCGTTTCTGTTTATGTACTGCATTGGGTAAAAGACAAAAGACAGGCTTTGCAGAATGTATACAACTGCCTAAGCAAAGGTGGAGAGTGTTTTATTCTTTGTGGTGGTACTATGAATCAAATGCGAGGCCACAATGATGATGAACTTCCGTATTACTTGAAAAATCATATCAAATGGAAGAATCATCTTGAG GGGTACGAGAATAAATATTACCCACTAACTCTAGAAGAAAACATGCAGTTGTTAAAATCGGTAGGCTTTGATGAGGTCAAAGGGCACTTGCATACACCCTGTGAGGAATTAGATATCTTTAGTAAAGATGAATTACAAG GATATGTAAGTACAATTATTGATCAAATAAAGTATGTGCCTGAGCAGTATCGATCAGAAATGTTTGAAGATGCTTCGGAATGGTGCTTCAAGAACTTTCCCGTCAACAATCGAGGAAATAAATACCTGCGACATGATACACTATTTTTGTGGGCCAAGAAGAATTAA
- the LOC140051196 gene encoding uncharacterized protein: MALSDERERKSTIKRQEYATEMKYKALGIAWKNLQRSSEELRNYMNENPPVTEARLRYTKWMTSYEAFILANDQYCNTLNEDALQDHDNDWFCEKTVYAENRKSEAEKWFLSKEVVQPVARKAKTSKSRSSMGSVARRQEELKRLEELKKQSRILKEKQESEKKVKLLEIELEQEKERNALDKEMARSEARQEMLEELEAEEISLSQDLEEEEASSLSGPSSGDDQSSVKQTARIPSVAVSPKVNKVKQPAAKKPEKRVNDAIVEMRKPKLEIKKFNGNCMDFNKFMRQFKTRIESGCTNDDRMAYLEQFTTGEAQQIVIGYSYLEAEVGYPAAMKELKRRYGDPEVIANSYIKKLLSWAPIKANDPKALDEFSVFLMECKAATLCVGSLGVLEFSENIRMTMEKLPQYLHDRWRNVVEVHRNQQRPIRFSDIVDFTQKEAKKLNDPVYGKTPVSRETTELQKNKRSNTTFSVQSSDTAKPKMSCHYCQEQHWLSRCPGFKAKSVDGRRKFVREKKLCWNCFNKGHFASSCPKPSFCKMCAEKHSSFLHPVSPPKGEHTTTQPAENQKAAPPETQAHSLPATSTSLAVAGSYQRIGLSVVPVQVKAEGGKSIISTYAFLDNGSNITFCTEALAQKLGVKGKGVDLNLMTMDGQSVTKSTTISLEVANLYGSSQVKIPRVYTRQSIPVSTNTIASQAEVDRWPHLQGIYIPSITAEIELLIGQDVPEVHQPYEVRAMQNGGPYATRTLFGWVVNGPLSSWQENKTCGFVGNLDEQFRKFCSIEFNDLESDQVTMSQSDIQALTSMEESVTYKDGHYHVAMPWKASPSTLPNNRVLAERRLKTLQARLERSNDTHSKYTEFMETLVDKGYSRKVSEVIDGSIPKWYLPHHPVLHPQKPGKLRVVFDCSAKFHGVCLNDKLNQGPDLTNSLVGVLMRFRSSPVAFCADIEKMFYQVKVKEQDSDFLRYLWWEMGDLKKAPQEYQMLVHLFGGRSSPSCANFALKKTIKDHGKDYDPIITQIADRHFYVDDLLYATDDEQCAIDIAIQVKQLLARGGFNLTKWVSNSRKLVSTLRDKGDSNSVSLCGGNQQRALGVRWFVSEDSLGYTISPTTKPATRRGILSVVSSVFDPLGLVSPFILKAKLLMQELCRLGYDWDSTISIEYETRWQQWLFDLKKLETIRIRRCYKSAEFGTVVRRELHSFGDASSTSYGAASYLYQKDESGNVNRTLVAAKSRLAPLKAQTIPRLELQAALLAARLDTMIREELKEIKIDQSVCWTDSTCVLRYLSNDETRFKTYVGNRVSAILSRTNKDQWRFLNSAENPADLASRGMTAEEMMTSEMWYCGPKFLTQNDSKWPEMPDDLALRMNDPEVKGVTALVVAEINTTLDEITSQFSSWKTLSRVTGWVLRFTNNLKNVKHKKTTVQKRTSNQVVEPLSVDELKEAELVLIRRAQKRSYPEEFRSLETGKTIKSTSPLIRLDPKLENGVLKVGGRLSMADVSGDLKHQIILPRSSDLTILILRHYHNCTGHSGVNHVLSELRQIYWPVGGRTMIKGISRKCVQCRRRNAPTAHQKMADLPAERVTPAHPPFTFVGIDCFGPFKVKNARSVLKRYGVIFTCLSIRAVHLEVASSLDTNSFLNAYRRFVARRGVPKHIRSDNGGNFIMGQKELRSAINDWNQGQIHQYLSQNHVEWKFNPPAASHQGGVWERCIRTVRKVLSSLMEEQTINDETLQMLFCEVETIVNGRPITKVSDDPKDNEALTPNHLLLLRAGPSLPPGRFVADDCYVRRRWRQTQYLADVFWRRWLREYLPALQERQKWCKKQQNVAIGDIVLVHDPSVPRCSWPLAQVIEVLQNDSDGMVRSVRLKTSVGTLVRPITKIILLEVNGND; the protein is encoded by the coding sequence ATGGCGTTATCAGATGAACGAGAACGCAAGTCCACTATCAAGAGACAAGAATATGCAACCGAAATGAAGTATAAAGCTCTTGGTATAGCCTGGAAGAACCTACAGAGGAGTTCGGAGGAGCTGAGAAACTATATGAATGAGAATCCGCCAGTGACGGAAGCAAGATTACGATACACAAAGTGGATGACTTCTTATGAAGCATTCATCCTGGCTAATGACCAATATTGCAACACACTTAATGAAGATGCCCTGCAAGATCATGACAATGATTGGTTTtgtgaaaaaactgtttatGCAGAAAATAGAAAGTCGGAAGCAGAAAAGTGGTTCTTGAGTAAGGAAGTAGTACAGCCTGTGGCAAGGAAGGCAAAGACATCCAAGTCTCGTAGTAGTATGGGATCTGTGGCTAGAAGACAGGAAGAATTGAAGCGGTTAGAAGAATTGAAGAAGCAGAGTCGGATTCTGAAAGAAAAACAGGAAAGTGAGAAGAAAGTCAAACTGTTGGAAATCGAACTAGAGCAAGAGAAAGAGAGAAATGCTTTAGATAAGGAAATGGCAAGGTCAGAGGCCAGACAAGAGATGCTAGAAGAACTGGAAGCTGAAGAAATTTCTCTTAGTCAAGATTTGGAGGAAGAAGAAGCAAGCAGTTTGAGTGGGCCATCGTCAGGCGATGACCAGTCCTCCGTGAAGCAAACTGCAAGGATACCTTCAGTTGCAGTGTCACCCAAGGTTAACAAGGTCAAGCAACCCGCTGCTAAAAAACCAGAGAAAAGAGTTAACGACGCCATAGTAGAAATGAGGAAGCCCAAATTAGAAATAAAGAAGTTTAATGGAAATTGTATGGACTTTAACAAATTCATGCGACAATTCAAAACACGAATAGAAAGTGGCTGCACCAACGATGACAGAATGGCATATTTAGAACAATTCACTACAGGAGAGGCTCAACAAATTGTTATTGGATACTCCTACTTGGAAGCGGAAGTTGGTTATCCAGCTGCAATGAAAGAGTTGAAAAGACGTTACGGGGATCCAGAAGTGATCGCAAACTCATATATAAAAAAGCTGCTATCTTGGGCACCCATCAAGGCAAATGATCCAAAGGCCCTAGATGAGTTTTCAGTGTTCCTTATGGAATGTAAGGCTGCTACACTCTGCGTTGGGAGTCTAGGTGTGTTAGAATTCTCTGAAAACATAAGGATGACCATGGAGAAGCTTCCGCAATACTTGCATGATCGTTGGAGAAATGTGGTGGAGGTTCACCGAAATCAACAAAGGCCCATACGCTTCAGTGACATTGTAGACTTTACACAGAAAGAAGCCAAAAAGCTTAATGATCCGGTTTATGGCAAAACCCCGGTATCTCGTGAGACCACAGAGCTACAAAAGAACAAACGCTCGAATACCACATTTAGCGTTCAGTCATCCGACACAGCCAAACCCAAGATGTCGTGTCATTATTGTCAAGAGCAACACTGGCTGTCGCGTTGCCCTGGTTTTAAGGCTAAGTCTGTGGATGGCAGAAGGAAATTCGTACGAGAAAAGAAGCTTTGTTGGAATTGTTTTAATAAGGGACACTTTGCATCGTCTTGTCCGAAACCAAGTTTTTGTAAGATGTGTGCAGAAAAGCATTCATCCTTCTTACATCCAGTCTCTCCTCCAAAGGGTGAGCATACCACAACACAGCCTGCTGAAAATCAAAAGGCAGCACCTCCTGAGACGCAAGCACATTCGTTACCAGCCACGTCCACGTCATTGGCAGTTGCAGGCAGCTACCAAAGAATTGGCTTGTCAGTTGTACCAGTCCAGGTTAAGGCTGAGGGAGGAAAATCTATAATTTCAACTTATGCTTTTCTAGACAATGGCTCGAATATTACATTTTGTACAGAAGCACTTGCGCAGAAGTTAGGTGTCAAGGGCAAAGGCGTTGACCTTAACCTTATGACAATGGATGGTCAATCTGTCACTAAATCGACAACAATATCTCTAGAAGTGGCAAATCTATATGGATCAAGTCAAGTAAAGATTCCAAGAGTATATACCAGACAATCCATACCAGTGTCAACAAACACTATTGCAAGCCAGGCAGAAGTTGATAGGTGGCCTCACCTGCAAGGAATATATATTCCGTCTATCACTGCAGAAATAGAGTTATTAATTGGTCAAGATGTACCGGAGGTACACCAACCTTATGAAGTGCGAGCCATGCAAAATGGCGGTCCATATGCCACTCGAACTCTGTTTGGCTGGGTGGTAAATGGCCCTTTGAGTTCTTGGCAAGAAAACAAGACATGCGGCTTCGTTGGGAATCTAGACGAGCAGTTCAGAAAATTCTGCAGCATCGAGTTCAATGACCTCGAATCAGATCAGGTGACAATGTCACAGAGTGACATACAGGCATTAACAAGTATGGAGGAATCTGTGACATACAAGGATGGACATTACCATGTTGCTATGCCTTGGAAGGCTTCCCCATCAACATTACCAAACAATCGTGTATTGGCCGAACGCCGACTCAAAACGTTGCAGGCTCGCCTTGAAAGGAGTAATGACACCCACAGCAAGTACACAGAATTTATGGAAACGTTAGTGGACAAGGGATATTCCAGGAAGGTTTCGGAGGTCATCGATGGATCAATTCCAAAATGGTATCTTCCGCACCACCCAGTTTTACACCCGCAGAAACCGGGAAAGCTAAGGGTTGTGTTCGACTGCTCTGCCAAGTTTCACGGAGTATGCCTAAATGACAAGTTAAACCAAGGACCAGACCTTACCAATTCATTAGTTGGAGTTTTAATGAGATTCCGTAGCTCTCCAGTTGCCTTTTGTGCCGATATTGAGAAAATGTTTTACCAGGTCAAGGTAAAGGAACAGGACTCAGACTTTCTCCGCTACTTGTGGTGGGAAATGGGAGATCTGAAGAAGGCACCACAGGAATACCAGATGCTAGTGCACCTGTTTGGTGGCCGATCATCTCCGAGTTGCGCCAACTTTGCGTTGAAGAAAACGATAAAGGACCATGGAAAGGACTACGATCCAATAATCACGCAGATAGCAGATAGGCATTTTTATGTTGACGATCTTCTATATGCGACAGACGACGAACAGTGTGCTATTGATATAGCCATTCAAGTAAAACAGTTACTGGCAAGAGGAGGCTTTAACCTCACGAAATGGGTTTCAAACTCGAGAAAACTAGTGAGCACGCTGAGAGATAAGGGAGATTCAAACTCAGTTTCTTTATGTGGTGGAAACCAGCAACGTGCCTTGGGTGTTCGCTGGTTTGTCAGTGAAGATAGCTTGGGATATACCATATCTCCAACAACAAAGCCTGCGACTCGAAGGGGTATACTGTCAGTTGTTTCGTCTGTATTTGACCCGTTAGGGCTGGTATCACCGTTTATCCTCAAGGCAAAGTTATTAATGCAGGAGCTCTGTCGACTTGGTTATGATTGGGATTCAACAATCTCAATTGAATATGAGACTAGATGGCAACAGTGGCTTTTTGATCTGAAGAAGTTGGAGACTATTCGAATTCGACGATGCTACAAATCTGCAGAGTTTGGGACCGTAGTGCGTCGTGAACTGCATAGCTTTGGAGATGCATCATCCACAAGTTACGGAGCAGCATCATATCTCTACCAGAAGGATGAATCTGGAAACGTAAACCGCACCCTTGTTGCAGCAAAGTCCAGATTGGCTCCTCTTAAAGCTCAAACAATTCCCAGACTGGAGTTGCAGGCTGCACTGTTAGCAGCACGCTTGGACACAATGATAAGAGAAGAGCTTAAGGAAATTAAAATTGACCAGTCCGTGTGTTGGACCGACAGCACGTGTGTGCTCAGATATCTGAGCAACGATGAAACCAGGTTCAAAACATACGTGGGAAATCGAGTTTCGGCAATCCTTAGTAGGACAAACAAGGACCAATGGAGGTTTCTGAATTCAGCTGAAAATCCGGCCGACCTAGCTTCCCGTGGGATGACGGCAGAGGAAATGATGACGAGTGAAATGTGGTATTGCGGTCCAAAATTCCTCACACAAAATGATTCCAAGTGGCCAGAGATGCCAGACGATCTCGCCCTCAGAATGAATGACCCCGAAGTGAAGGGCGTAACAGCGTTAGTTGTGGCCGAAATCAACACCACTCTGGATGAAATAACTTCACAGTTTTCAAGTTGGAAGACACTGTCAAGAGTTACTGGCTGGGTGCTACGATTCACGAATAACTTAAAGAATGTTAAACACAAGAAAACGACAGTACAGAAGAGGACAAGCAATCAAGTTGTGGAACCTCTCTCAGTGGATGAACTGAAGGAAGCAGAACTGGTACTCATCAGACGTGCCCAGAAGCGTTCGTATCCTGAGGAATTCAGAAGCTTAGAGACAGGCAAGACAATAAAGTCAACTAGTCCACTAATTAGGTTGGACCCGAAATTAGAAAATGGTGTATTGAAGGTTGGAGGTCGACTGAGTATGGCCGATGTTAGTGGAGATCTGAAACATCAGATTATACTACCAAGGTCCAGTGATCTGACTATACTCATCTTAAGACACTACCACAACTGTACTGGGCACTCGGGCGTCAATCATGTCCTATCTGAGCTGAGGCAAATCTACTGGCCAGTAGGAGGACGAACAATGATCAAAGGGATCAGTAGGAAATGCGTTCAATGCAGAAGAAGAAATGCTCCAACAGCACATCAAAAAATGGCTGATCTGCCAGCCGAGAGAGTTACACCAGCGCACCCGCCTTTTACCTTTGTGGGGATTGATTGCTTTGGACCATTTAAGGTTAAAAATGCTAGATCAGTGCTGAAAAGATATGGAGTGATTTTTACCTGCTTATCAATCAGAGCAGTGCATCTGGAGGTCGCGTCATCATTGGACACAAACTCATTCTTAAATGCTTATCGACGTTTTGTTGCTAGGAGAGGCGTACCAAAGCATATCCGGTCTGACAATGGAGGAAATTTTATTATGGGGCAAAAGGAGCTTCGATCGGCCATTAATGATTGGAATCAAGGACAGATACACCAATACCTCTCGCAGAATCACGTGGAATGGAAATTCAATCCTCCGGCAGCTTCCCATCAAGGTGGGGTTTGGGAAAGATGCATTCGCACAGTACGCAAGGTGCTCAGCTCGCTGATGGAAGAACAAACAATCAACGATGAAACATTGCAGATGCTGTTCTGTGAAGTCGAAACGATAGTGAATGGGAGACCAATAACAAAGGTGTCAGATGATCCAAAAGACAATGAGGCATTAACACCGAATCATCTTTTACTATTGCGAGCAGGTCCCAGCCTTCCACCAGGACGATTTGTTGCAGACGATTGCTACGTGAGAAGGCGCTGGCGCCAAACTCAGTATCTCGCAGATGTTTTCTGGCGTCGCTGGCTCCGGGAATATTTGCCTGCACTTCAAGAGCGACAGAAATGGTGTAAAAAACAGCAGAATGTTGCGATTGGCGACATTGTTTTGGTTCATGACCCATCGGTTCCACGATGCTCGTGGCCGCTTGCTCAAGTGATAGAGGTGCTCCAGAATGATTCAGATGGAATGGTGCGTTCTGTGAGATTGAAAACGTCGGTTGGAACTCTAGTAAGACCAATCACTAAGATCATACTTCTAGAAGTCAACGGAAATGATTAG